The Paenibacillus tianjinensis genome has a window encoding:
- a CDS encoding sensor histidine kinase has protein sequence MFRNSIRTRLMALVLLASVIPSGISVTFSYLYTKQSVTEQSVRQNTKLLTLGEGNLSSYFSGMNQRALSLYSGINVPSSFYTSLLTAKDPADLPAGTAAPDNRAIISTQMYNLFLSDQNTFQIHLYIRAAKQSNLLLGGQFRRESDKYVPPEVPGGTYRPFIEVTHMDHQYGMKSRFPNLKSGTVPVFTAHFPLYRAPSADVLADLSIDYRLSELEGIAKSMYNSDTERLYVLNEQGQALFASDPDWIGKQVTAGWSRLPGSRENGHFTWDKDGFKGIVLYRHIDAPLFKGNIIKLVPYEDLYADARVITRFNTGIGVLFLILGGIVAVVISIGFTRPIKKLISFTQKVQIGQLDAHMDADREDEFGLLTRKITGMTRTINDLIVNEYKLELANKTNQLKALQAQVNPHFLYNALQSIASLSLRYNAPKVYDLIYSLGSMMRYSMNTERTEVPLRDELEHVQNYVILQTERFGEDNLQLDIDTDEAALDIVVPKMILQPIVENIFKHGFEDGVRGALITISCTLDEQDRLILAVKDNGKGMPRGRLEEITASLEASGKAEYEEIGLYNVLARLRLQLSGETQLLLQSREGQGVTVTLVIPLANEG, from the coding sequence ATGTTCAGAAACAGCATCCGCACCCGGCTGATGGCGCTTGTGCTGCTGGCTTCGGTGATCCCGTCGGGGATCTCCGTCACGTTCTCATATCTCTACACCAAGCAGTCGGTGACCGAGCAGTCCGTAAGGCAGAATACGAAGCTGCTGACACTCGGGGAAGGTAATCTCAGCAGCTATTTCAGCGGGATGAACCAGCGGGCATTGTCGCTGTACAGCGGAATTAATGTGCCCAGCTCCTTTTATACGAGTCTGCTTACGGCAAAAGATCCGGCTGATCTGCCCGCAGGCACGGCTGCACCGGATAACCGGGCGATTATCTCTACCCAGATGTACAATCTGTTCCTCTCTGATCAGAATACGTTCCAGATTCATCTGTATATCAGAGCCGCCAAGCAGTCTAATCTGCTGCTCGGCGGGCAGTTCCGCCGGGAATCGGACAAATATGTCCCGCCGGAGGTTCCGGGAGGAACCTACCGGCCTTTTATAGAAGTGACCCATATGGATCACCAATACGGAATGAAGTCCCGGTTCCCGAATTTGAAATCAGGGACGGTACCCGTCTTCACGGCCCATTTTCCGCTCTACCGTGCGCCCAGCGCCGATGTGCTGGCTGATCTGTCGATTGATTACCGGCTCTCCGAATTGGAGGGGATTGCCAAATCGATGTACAATTCGGATACAGAACGATTGTATGTGTTGAACGAACAGGGACAGGCGCTGTTTGCGTCTGATCCTGACTGGATCGGGAAGCAGGTAACGGCTGGCTGGAGCCGGCTCCCCGGCAGCCGCGAGAACGGACATTTCACCTGGGACAAGGACGGTTTCAAGGGAATTGTATTGTACCGGCACATTGATGCGCCCTTGTTCAAGGGTAATATTATTAAGCTGGTGCCTTACGAGGATTTGTACGCCGATGCAAGGGTCATTACCCGGTTCAATACCGGTATCGGGGTGCTGTTCCTGATTCTGGGCGGAATCGTCGCGGTGGTGATCTCCATCGGCTTCACAAGGCCGATCAAGAAGCTGATCTCCTTCACCCAGAAGGTGCAGATCGGCCAGCTGGATGCCCACATGGATGCCGACCGTGAGGATGAATTTGGCCTGTTGACCCGCAAAATCACCGGCATGACCCGTACGATCAACGATCTGATCGTCAACGAATATAAGCTTGAGCTCGCTAATAAAACCAATCAGCTGAAGGCGCTGCAGGCCCAAGTCAATCCGCATTTCCTATACAATGCCTTGCAGTCGATTGCCAGTCTGTCCTTGCGTTATAATGCGCCAAAGGTGTACGATCTCATCTATTCCCTCGGCAGCATGATGCGTTATTCGATGAATACCGAACGGACGGAGGTACCGCTGCGCGATGAGCTGGAGCATGTGCAGAATTATGTTATCCTGCAAACCGAGCGTTTCGGGGAAGACAATCTCCAGCTGGATATCGATACCGATGAGGCTGCCCTCGACATAGTCGTGCCAAAGATGATCCTGCAGCCGATTGTCGAGAATATTTTTAAGCACGGGTTCGAGGATGGAGTCCGCGGCGCGTTAATTACGATTTCCTGCACGCTTGATGAGCAGGACAGGCTGATTCTTGCCGTCAAGGATAACGGCAAGGGCATGCCCCGCGGGCGGCTGGAGGAAATCACTGCCAGTCTTGAGGCTAGCGGCAAGGCCGAATATGAAGAGATCGGCCTGTACAATGTGCTGGCCCGGCTGCGGCTGCAGTTGAGCGGCGAGACACAGCTGCTGCTGCAAAGCAGGGAGGGCCAGGGGGTTACGGTCACGCTGGTAATTCCTCTAGCAAACGAAGGCTAA
- a CDS encoding carbohydrate ABC transporter permease: MRKALQLKRGWDQQIVFLGPCLLFFLTIVVTPFFLGFYYSSTDWNGLDLDKAVWTGAANWKRIFLNDDKFWESLLFTLRFTVVSVVAANALALLLAFLLMTTLKTKKVLRTIFFMPNVIGGILLGYIWQFIFTKGFATIGELTGISFFQLPWLGTPGTGFWGLVIVFVWQTAGYMMVIYIAALAGIPKDLIEAARIDGARAPQLFRSVYVPLIMPAITICLFLTTSNAFKMFDLNLSLTKGGPGTSTQSLAYNIYAEALINNRYGLGTAKALLFFVAVSLITVTQVWITKRKEVSA; encoded by the coding sequence ATGAGAAAAGCTCTGCAGCTTAAACGGGGCTGGGACCAGCAAATTGTGTTCCTCGGACCCTGCCTGCTTTTTTTCCTGACCATTGTGGTCACGCCATTTTTTCTCGGCTTCTACTATTCCTCCACAGACTGGAACGGGCTGGATCTGGACAAAGCGGTCTGGACCGGCGCGGCCAACTGGAAACGGATTTTTCTGAATGATGATAAGTTCTGGGAATCCCTGCTCTTCACCCTGCGCTTCACAGTGGTGTCCGTAGTTGCCGCCAATGCGCTGGCGCTGCTGCTGGCCTTCCTGCTGATGACGACACTGAAGACCAAAAAGGTGCTGCGTACGATTTTCTTCATGCCTAACGTGATCGGCGGCATTCTGCTCGGGTATATCTGGCAGTTTATTTTCACTAAAGGTTTCGCCACCATCGGGGAGCTTACCGGTATTTCGTTCTTCCAGCTGCCATGGCTGGGTACACCGGGAACCGGATTCTGGGGACTCGTTATCGTGTTCGTCTGGCAGACAGCCGGCTACATGATGGTTATCTATATCGCTGCACTGGCCGGCATTCCGAAGGATCTGATCGAAGCGGCCAGAATCGACGGCGCCCGCGCCCCGCAGCTGTTCCGAAGCGTCTATGTCCCATTGATCATGCCGGCTATCACCATCTGCCTGTTCCTGACCACCTCTAATGCATTCAAAATGTTCGACCTCAACCTGTCGCTGACTAAAGGCGGACCGGGAACCTCCACCCAGTCGCTGGCTTATAACATCTACGCGGAAGCGCTGATCAACAACCGTTACGGGCTTGGCACCGCCAAGGCACTGCTGTTCTTCGTCGCTGTCTCGCTGATTACGGTCACCCAGGTATGGATTACTAAACGGAAAGAGGTGTCAGCTTAA
- a CDS encoding carbohydrate ABC transporter permease: MDTSRYRPKNFILEILAILLALVFLSPFYLVLSNSVKSLKEILLDAASLPAIFHWDNYSKVWDAINFPQAFWNSLSITILSVIFIVMFSSMAAYQIVRRPSRFNSFVFLLLVSAMIIPFQSLMLQLVRVTSILELRGELYGIVACYLGFGMPLSVFLFHGFIKSVPYELEEAARVDGSNPYGVFFRIVFPLLLPIIVTVIILNTLWIWNDYLLPVLVIGGNKDLTTLPVAVTKFFGQYTKKWDLALAGLVMAILPILLFFLSLQRYIVEGVTAGSVKG; this comes from the coding sequence ATGGATACCAGCAGATACCGCCCGAAAAATTTCATTCTGGAGATCCTCGCCATCCTTCTGGCGCTCGTGTTCCTGTCACCGTTCTATCTGGTGCTGAGCAACTCTGTGAAAAGCCTCAAGGAAATTCTGCTCGATGCTGCTTCCCTCCCGGCAATCTTCCATTGGGATAATTACTCCAAGGTCTGGGATGCGATCAATTTTCCGCAGGCGTTCTGGAATTCTTTATCGATTACGATCCTGAGCGTTATCTTTATCGTAATGTTCAGCTCCATGGCTGCGTACCAGATTGTCAGAAGACCGTCGCGCTTCAACAGCTTTGTGTTCCTGCTGCTGGTGTCGGCGATGATCATCCCTTTCCAGTCCCTGATGCTGCAATTGGTGCGTGTTACCAGTATCCTGGAGCTGCGCGGTGAACTGTATGGCATTGTGGCCTGCTATCTCGGCTTCGGGATGCCGCTGTCAGTCTTCCTGTTCCATGGCTTCATTAAGAGTGTGCCTTATGAGCTGGAGGAAGCGGCCCGGGTGGACGGCTCGAATCCGTACGGCGTGTTCTTCCGGATCGTTTTCCCGCTCCTGCTGCCGATCATTGTTACAGTCATCATTCTGAACACCCTGTGGATCTGGAACGACTATCTGCTGCCGGTGCTGGTTATCGGGGGCAATAAGGATTTGACTACTCTGCCGGTGGCCGTTACAAAGTTCTTCGGTCAGTACACCAAGAAATGGGACCTCGCGCTGGCCGGACTGGTGATGGCAATCTTGCCCATTCTGCTATTCTTCCTGTCGCTGCAGCGTTATATTGTGGAAGGTGTAACTGCCGGCTCCGTTAAGGGATAA
- a CDS encoding ABC transporter substrate-binding protein: MKRKSAFLIATACTMLIAGCGNGGNNNSGSNEAATNAPKESAAAEATAAPAKDVTIKMFQFKVEIAEQLNALAEEYEKETGVKVEVETHGGGEDYGALLKAEIASGSEPEIFNNGGYTALVPYMDRATDLSDQPWAANLIPTSKTPATVDGKLYGMPMNVEGYGLIYNKDLFAKAGITEEPKTLSQLKDAAAKLKAAGITPFEATNEWWSMGIHLVNVGLAHQPDPKKFIEDVKAGTATIKGNPVFEQWLDLVDVIFDNAQDNKMTTDYATQVAEFASGKAAMMMQGNWTQGDIDKIDPAMNLGLLPLPISDEEGTILVGVPNNYIVNSKSAHPEEAKAFLNWLVTSETGKKYITQEFKFIPAETDITADAADIGQVAVAVQEKSDKALGWNWDMFPDGVTQGFGAAMQEYLGGQIDRGQLLEKLDKAVQDIVKQ, translated from the coding sequence ATGAAAAGAAAATCCGCATTCCTTATCGCAACCGCTTGCACCATGCTGATCGCAGGCTGCGGCAACGGTGGCAATAATAATTCCGGGAGCAATGAAGCTGCCACGAACGCACCAAAAGAGTCAGCGGCGGCTGAAGCAACAGCAGCTCCTGCCAAAGATGTGACGATTAAAATGTTCCAGTTCAAGGTCGAAATTGCTGAACAGCTGAATGCGCTGGCCGAAGAATATGAGAAGGAAACCGGCGTTAAGGTAGAAGTGGAAACGCATGGCGGCGGTGAAGACTACGGTGCTTTGCTGAAGGCAGAAATTGCTTCCGGCTCTGAACCGGAAATTTTCAACAACGGCGGCTATACAGCCCTGGTCCCTTATATGGACCGTGCTACGGATTTGTCCGACCAGCCTTGGGCGGCTAATCTGATTCCAACCTCCAAAACTCCGGCCACCGTCGACGGTAAGCTGTACGGCATGCCGATGAACGTTGAAGGATACGGTCTTATTTATAACAAGGACCTGTTTGCCAAAGCCGGGATTACCGAAGAGCCTAAAACCCTGTCCCAGCTGAAGGATGCTGCTGCCAAGCTCAAAGCCGCCGGCATCACTCCGTTCGAAGCTACCAATGAGTGGTGGTCGATGGGGATTCACCTGGTTAACGTAGGTCTGGCCCACCAGCCTGATCCGAAGAAATTCATCGAGGATGTCAAAGCAGGAACGGCGACCATTAAAGGCAATCCCGTATTCGAGCAGTGGCTGGATCTGGTTGACGTGATCTTCGACAATGCCCAGGACAACAAAATGACAACCGACTATGCTACACAGGTTGCAGAATTCGCCTCCGGCAAAGCGGCAATGATGATGCAGGGTAACTGGACGCAGGGCGATATCGATAAAATTGACCCGGCGATGAACCTGGGCCTCCTCCCGCTGCCAATCAGCGATGAAGAAGGTACGATTCTCGTCGGTGTGCCGAACAACTATATCGTAAACAGCAAATCCGCGCATCCGGAAGAAGCCAAAGCGTTCCTGAACTGGCTGGTAACCTCGGAAACCGGCAAGAAATATATCACTCAGGAATTCAAGTTTATCCCGGCTGAAACGGACATCACAGCAGACGCTGCTGACATCGGCCAGGTTGCTGTAGCTGTACAAGAGAAATCCGACAAAGCCCTCGGCTGGAACTGGGATATGTTCCCTGACGGCGTGACCCAAGGCTTCGGCGCTGCCATGCAGGAATACCTGGGCGGACAGATTGACCGCGGTCAGCTGCTTGAGAAGCTGGACAAAGCCGTGCAGGATATTGTGAAGCAATAG
- a CDS encoding Nramp family divalent metal transporter, with the protein MEQTAVETPAIIKTHKNKTSAQAVLNGDVRGLKRLLPFLGPAFIASVAYLDPGNFATNITAGSKYGYLLLWVIAASNLMAVLIQALSAKLGIATGKNLPEVARERFPKGAAIFLWIQSELVIIATDLAEFIGAALGLYLLFGIPMLPAALITAAGSFAILELQRRGYRTLEAGIASMVMVVVLAFVFQVIMAKPDAGAVVAGIFTPGFQGVDSVLLAAGILGATVMPHAIYLHSSLTQSRVVGANDKEKKQIFKWEMIDIVIAMVIAGAVNMAMVVVAAALFFKNGLVVEDLDVAFEQFRQLAGPVTAISFGLGLLIAGLSSSSVGTMAGDVVMQGFINKRINLYLRRAITILPPLAIIGFGINATSALVMSQVILSFGIAFALIPLVIFTSNRQIMNGLVNHKITTILGWIISALVVSLNLFLIVEMFI; encoded by the coding sequence ATGGAGCAAACAGCGGTGGAGACACCTGCAATAATAAAAACTCATAAAAATAAGACCTCGGCGCAAGCTGTATTAAATGGGGATGTTAGAGGCCTAAAGCGGCTGCTTCCGTTCTTAGGCCCGGCTTTTATTGCCTCGGTGGCTTATCTGGATCCCGGGAATTTCGCCACTAACATTACAGCGGGCTCGAAATACGGCTACCTGCTTCTCTGGGTAATCGCCGCATCGAACTTGATGGCTGTACTGATACAAGCATTATCCGCCAAGCTGGGGATTGCTACAGGCAAGAATCTGCCGGAGGTGGCGCGGGAGCGGTTCCCGAAGGGCGCAGCGATCTTCCTGTGGATCCAAAGCGAGCTGGTCATTATTGCTACCGATTTAGCGGAGTTTATCGGAGCCGCACTCGGACTGTATCTGCTGTTCGGCATTCCGATGCTGCCTGCCGCTTTGATTACTGCAGCCGGTTCGTTCGCCATACTGGAGCTGCAGCGGCGCGGCTACCGGACGCTTGAAGCCGGAATTGCCTCGATGGTAATGGTCGTCGTCCTGGCCTTTGTTTTCCAGGTCATTATGGCGAAGCCGGATGCCGGGGCTGTGGTTGCCGGGATTTTCACCCCGGGATTCCAGGGTGTAGACAGTGTGCTGCTGGCAGCGGGTATTCTCGGCGCAACTGTCATGCCGCATGCGATTTATCTTCATTCTTCGTTGACGCAGAGCCGTGTGGTCGGAGCCAACGACAAAGAGAAGAAACAGATTTTCAAATGGGAAATGATCGATATTGTGATTGCCATGGTGATTGCCGGTGCAGTAAATATGGCAATGGTGGTTGTAGCTGCTGCTTTGTTTTTCAAAAACGGGCTGGTGGTTGAAGATCTGGATGTCGCCTTCGAACAGTTCCGCCAGCTGGCCGGGCCGGTTACCGCCATCTCGTTTGGCCTCGGCCTCCTGATTGCCGGACTGTCTAGCTCATCTGTAGGGACGATGGCCGGAGATGTGGTCATGCAGGGCTTCATTAACAAAAGAATCAATCTGTACCTGCGGCGGGCCATAACCATCCTTCCTCCGCTGGCGATTATCGGGTTCGGCATCAATGCAACAAGCGCTCTGGTGATGAGTCAGGTTATCCTGTCCTTCGGGATTGCCTTTGCCTTAATTCCGCTGGTGATCTTCACCAGCAACCGCCAGATTATGAACGGGCTGGTTAACCACAAGATAACCACTATTCTCGGCTGGATTATCTCGGCGCTGGTGGTGTCGCTGAACCTGTTCCTGATCGTGGAAATGTTCATCTAA
- a CDS encoding tetratricopeptide repeat protein, whose amino-acid sequence MTTDEQQQRYRFSEAPFWELQRSYYEQLGMQAWTNDQVPQYITSNPMIGTAYAEMILGFLQDRTVKGEPEEPVIILEMGAGAGRLAFHVLQKLFELIEYAGIALPPFKYVMSDLPLKNITGWQQHPGLVPFVEQGILDFAQFDAVADGELKLIESGRVIRPGDLKQPLLVIANYFFDSIQQELLYVDEGKIFDCEVSLRYPDNAADLTTSQVLKEIVPEYHYSRAAGYEEQAYPYHEVISHYQQNLEDTHILFPAAALACMERLDKLSGAGFVLLTADKGDHRLENWKFADPPKLMHHGSISLTANYHAMQYYFEQKGALSLFTPHHYKNLNVGCILMLKDPHAHVQTRLAYRRFVERFGPDDFFSLKMWVDQNYDSIGLQALLGFWRLGGYDAELFIQSAERISALLPDANDEELIDLQLGIQVMWNGYYPMPQKYDLALDSGLLLFEMDQYKEARWFLERSLQESDEEPVVTVLYCLAICCYELQDDAGALDYTRRALVLEPEHEEALDLLAALSEAE is encoded by the coding sequence ATGACAACAGACGAACAACAACAACGCTACCGCTTCAGTGAGGCGCCGTTCTGGGAGCTGCAGCGCAGTTATTATGAGCAGCTCGGAATGCAGGCCTGGACCAATGATCAGGTGCCGCAATATATTACCAGCAACCCGATGATCGGAACGGCTTATGCGGAGATGATCCTCGGATTCCTGCAGGACCGGACCGTTAAGGGGGAGCCGGAAGAGCCAGTTATCATCCTGGAGATGGGAGCGGGGGCAGGCCGCCTTGCCTTCCATGTATTGCAGAAGCTATTCGAATTGATTGAATATGCGGGAATAGCTCTGCCTCCGTTCAAATATGTCATGAGCGACCTTCCGCTCAAAAATATAACCGGATGGCAGCAGCATCCCGGGCTGGTTCCTTTTGTGGAACAGGGAATCCTTGATTTTGCACAGTTTGATGCTGTGGCTGATGGAGAGCTGAAGCTTATCGAGAGCGGCAGAGTAATCCGGCCCGGCGATCTGAAGCAGCCGCTGCTGGTCATCGCGAATTACTTCTTCGACAGTATTCAGCAGGAGCTGCTGTATGTGGATGAAGGTAAAATCTTTGATTGCGAGGTGTCCCTGCGCTACCCGGACAATGCCGCTGACCTGACCACTTCCCAGGTGCTCAAAGAAATCGTGCCGGAATACCATTACAGCCGTGCAGCCGGATATGAAGAGCAGGCCTACCCGTATCATGAGGTAATTTCGCACTATCAGCAGAATCTGGAGGATACCCATATTCTGTTTCCGGCTGCGGCGCTGGCTTGCATGGAGCGGCTGGACAAGCTGTCCGGGGCAGGTTTTGTGCTGCTGACTGCCGATAAGGGCGATCACCGGCTGGAGAACTGGAAATTCGCCGATCCGCCGAAGCTGATGCATCACGGAAGTATTTCGCTGACCGCCAATTATCACGCGATGCAGTACTATTTTGAGCAAAAGGGTGCCTTATCGCTGTTCACCCCGCATCATTATAAGAACCTGAATGTCGGCTGTATCCTGATGCTGAAGGACCCGCACGCCCATGTGCAGACACGGCTGGCTTACCGGCGGTTTGTCGAGCGCTTCGGACCGGATGACTTCTTCAGCCTGAAGATGTGGGTTGACCAGAACTACGACTCGATTGGGCTGCAGGCACTGCTGGGCTTCTGGCGTCTGGGCGGATACGATGCCGAGCTGTTCATCCAGAGTGCAGAGCGGATATCGGCCCTGCTGCCCGATGCCAATGATGAGGAGCTGATTGATCTTCAGCTGGGCATACAGGTGATGTGGAACGGCTATTATCCGATGCCGCAGAAATATGATCTGGCCCTGGACAGCGGACTGCTGCTGTTCGAAATGGACCAGTACAAGGAAGCCCGCTGGTTCCTGGAGCGTTCGCTGCAGGAGAGCGATGAGGAGCCGGTTGTAACGGTGCTGTACTGTCTGGCTATTTGCTGCTATGAGCTGCAGGATGATGCAGGTGCGCTGGATTATACGCGCCGTGCCCTCGTCCTGGAACCGGAGCATGAGGAAGCACTGGATCTGCTGGCTGCGCTCAGCGAGGCTGAATAA
- a CDS encoding stalk domain-containing protein: protein MNHFVRRMRALLIFILVAAIGAGTAFTPARASAAGNRGEQLLPLFINDSYVLFPGKLAPYIKNNKLMMPIRAFSDVIGATLTYNSTEKSYTFSFMGQSVSGLKAGVMNAVFDNGLEAPLGVKPEVKEGTLFVPMSSVLETSKSIRWENMGNRINKVSGVIDGRRGVILPQNTPVQQQVPFVYTLETLNNLHPLFPVRLNQTAVTGGGYKLQLETLNNAPFNLGKNSVVLELVAVDFKGSSKTLKGIGPEAKTVTAGASSFTFNVPTEAEYVIFRSHTK from the coding sequence ATGAACCATTTCGTGCGCAGAATGCGGGCTTTGCTGATCTTCATACTGGTTGCTGCAATAGGTGCAGGTACAGCATTCACGCCCGCCAGGGCTTCCGCTGCAGGGAACAGAGGAGAGCAGCTGCTTCCGCTGTTTATTAACGACAGTTATGTACTGTTTCCGGGCAAGCTGGCTCCTTATATCAAGAACAATAAGCTGATGATGCCGATCCGGGCGTTCTCCGATGTTATTGGTGCAACATTGACTTATAATTCTACAGAGAAGAGCTATACCTTTTCTTTTATGGGCCAATCGGTCAGCGGTCTGAAAGCGGGAGTGATGAACGCCGTATTCGATAACGGGCTTGAAGCGCCGCTTGGTGTAAAGCCGGAGGTGAAGGAAGGGACGCTGTTCGTTCCGATGAGCTCAGTGCTGGAGACCTCAAAATCTATCCGTTGGGAGAATATGGGGAACCGGATCAATAAGGTATCCGGGGTCATCGATGGCAGACGCGGGGTAATCTTGCCGCAGAATACGCCTGTACAACAGCAGGTTCCTTTTGTCTATACATTAGAGACGTTAAACAATTTGCATCCATTATTCCCGGTTCGGTTGAACCAGACTGCGGTTACAGGCGGCGGATATAAGCTGCAGCTGGAAACACTGAATAACGCTCCGTTTAATTTAGGCAAAAATAGTGTAGTATTGGAATTGGTTGCAGTGGATTTCAAAGGCAGCAGCAAGACATTGAAGGGAATAGGGCCAGAAGCCAAGACGGTAACCGCCGGGGCCTCCTCCTTTACCTTTAATGTGCCTACAGAGGCGGAATATGTTATTTTCCGTTCGCATACGAAGTAA
- a CDS encoding WG repeat-containing protein, translated as MSGTPLDFETVKPNSDAQFHDGLLFGLQSSGKLVYYNHNGQEAFILPANIVPVTDFAEQRAVVRNTDTGLFGYINTKGNIAIPCQFASAWGFSGGVAYVKQNNAAGEALIDRKGNLVTSLTESFSSEFYFSEGLAMAYAPNGSGRIGYINTAGKLAIPYKYFSHSRPFSGGLALVENSAGLYGYIDKSGKTVIPFKYTSGGDFSEGLAAVQNAKGKWGFINRKGKVMIPFMYDNAGNFSEGLAHVYNVSGKVGFINTRGKLVIGYQKYNSAFSFKEGIALVGISNPADNTKDKYGYINTKGELLTKLIYTRESSSFSGGYAVGVTDLGTGYILNKL; from the coding sequence GTGTCAGGAACACCGCTTGATTTCGAGACCGTGAAGCCCAATAGTGATGCACAGTTTCATGACGGGCTGCTATTCGGCTTACAGTCCAGCGGTAAGCTTGTCTATTACAATCACAACGGCCAGGAGGCGTTTATCCTTCCGGCAAATATAGTGCCGGTTACCGATTTTGCCGAACAGCGTGCCGTGGTGAGAAATACTGATACCGGCCTGTTTGGATATATCAACACCAAAGGGAACATAGCGATCCCGTGCCAGTTTGCTTCGGCCTGGGGCTTCTCAGGGGGTGTAGCTTATGTGAAACAGAACAATGCTGCCGGGGAAGCGCTAATTGACCGGAAGGGCAACCTAGTAACCTCATTAACGGAATCATTCAGCTCAGAGTTCTATTTCTCGGAGGGTCTAGCGATGGCTTACGCCCCCAACGGCAGCGGACGGATCGGATACATCAACACTGCAGGCAAGCTGGCGATCCCTTATAAATATTTTTCTCACTCCAGACCATTCTCCGGCGGGTTAGCCCTGGTCGAGAATTCCGCAGGTCTGTATGGCTATATCGATAAGTCTGGTAAGACAGTTATTCCCTTTAAATATACCTCCGGAGGCGATTTCTCGGAAGGTCTGGCGGCCGTACAGAATGCTAAGGGGAAATGGGGATTTATCAACCGGAAGGGGAAGGTTATGATCCCTTTTATGTATGACAATGCCGGTAATTTCAGCGAAGGGCTGGCCCATGTCTATAATGTCAGCGGCAAAGTTGGCTTTATTAATACCAGAGGCAAGCTGGTTATCGGCTACCAGAAATACAACAGCGCGTTTTCTTTTAAAGAAGGCATAGCCCTAGTCGGCATCAGCAATCCGGCTGACAATACCAAGGACAAGTACGGTTACATCAACACCAAAGGGGAATTATTGACTAAGCTTATCTACACGCGGGAATCCTCCTCTTTCAGCGGCGGCTATGCCGTGGGAGTGACGGATCTAGGCACTGGATATATTCTAAATAAATTATAG
- a CDS encoding peptidase G2 autoproteolytic cleavage domain-containing protein, producing MENGAGNMAEAAAAHSEGYSTQAGGESSHAEGSTTIASGSAAHAEGHLTQATNDTAHAEGTATTASGEASHAEGYLTRATGNSTHAEGAVTLAAGAEAHAEGNSTQALGDHSHAEGHTTTASGTAAHAEGANTVAGGSFAHAEGVSSVSSGAYAHAEGAGTTADGQASHAEGFMTQAFGANSHAEGENTMVMPVHAGAHIMGQNGTTRFAYSWHLANGLTVGPSLNSAVIEGATGNLYLDGTVISPAAADYAEMFETADGLALEPGYFVTFDSAGGKIRKATSGDSYILGVVSARPAILADSSDLRWHKLFVTDEWDRILYQEVEVPEVRDPEGNVLRTATTKTEPVLNPDWNASQAYIPRTEREEWVAVGILGKLLVRDDGTCQPGSYCMPNDDGIATAAPTGYRVLNRTRDDQIRIFVR from the coding sequence GTGGAGAATGGGGCAGGAAATATGGCGGAGGCTGCAGCCGCTCATTCGGAAGGCTATTCTACACAAGCCGGCGGGGAGAGCTCCCATGCCGAGGGCAGCACTACGATTGCCAGCGGCAGTGCGGCACATGCTGAAGGGCATCTTACGCAGGCAACGAACGATACGGCCCATGCGGAAGGCACGGCAACGACAGCCAGCGGAGAAGCATCGCATGCCGAAGGATATTTAACCCGTGCAACCGGCAATAGTACGCATGCAGAGGGAGCAGTGACGCTGGCAGCCGGAGCGGAGGCTCACGCCGAAGGCAACAGTACCCAGGCTTTGGGCGATCATTCGCATGCTGAAGGGCATACCACGACCGCTAGCGGCACAGCCGCTCATGCGGAAGGGGCAAACACGGTGGCAGGCGGCTCGTTCGCCCATGCGGAAGGTGTAAGCAGCGTCTCCAGCGGGGCTTATGCCCATGCAGAGGGCGCGGGCACCACTGCCGATGGCCAGGCTTCCCACGCAGAGGGATTCATGACCCAGGCCTTTGGGGCGAATTCCCATGCCGAAGGCGAGAACACGATGGTTATGCCGGTTCACGCAGGTGCGCATATTATGGGCCAGAACGGTACCACCCGGTTTGCCTACTCCTGGCATCTGGCGAACGGGCTGACGGTGGGACCCAGCCTTAATTCTGCAGTGATCGAAGGAGCAACAGGCAATTTGTATTTGGATGGTACAGTCATTTCCCCGGCAGCGGCCGATTATGCGGAGATGTTCGAAACGGCTGACGGCCTGGCACTGGAGCCTGGATATTTTGTCACCTTTGACAGTGCCGGCGGGAAGATCCGCAAGGCCACCTCCGGGGATTCCTATATTCTCGGTGTAGTGAGTGCAAGACCGGCGATCCTGGCGGATTCAAGCGATCTGCGCTGGCATAAGCTGTTCGTCACGGATGAGTGGGACCGGATTCTATATCAGGAGGTAGAGGTTCCGGAGGTCAGAGATCCGGAGGGCAACGTGCTCCGCACCGCTACAACCAAAACAGAGCCGGTCTTAAATCCCGACTGGAACGCTTCACAGGCCTATATCCCGCGTACCGAAAGAGAGGAATGGGTCGCGGTAGGCATCCTCGGCAAGCTGCTTGTCCGCGATGACGGCACTTGCCAGCCGGGAAGCTACTGCATGCCGAATGATGATGGAATTGCGACTGCCGCCCCAACCGGGTACCGTGTATTGAACAGAACGCGTGATGACCAAATCCGTATTTTTGTGAGATAA